A genomic stretch from Dehalococcoidia bacterium includes:
- the metG gene encoding methionine--tRNA ligase, giving the protein MAERIFIGVAWPYANGPLHTGQIVGAYLPADIFARYHRTVGNQVLMVSGSDQHGTPITVRAEQEGKTPAEIAAHYHQEFLETWRRLGISFDLYTSTGTENHARTVHDIFLKLYERGDIYKGTMRLPFCTVEERFLLDRYVEGTCPICGYTAARGDQCDNCGNVLDPVDLLDPRCRFDGSRPEIRESEHFFLRLSAYNDRLRKWLSSDKAHWRKNVLNFSLSLLEQGLRDRAITRDITWGVPIPLEGYQDKRIYVWFEAVIGYLSASKEWAQRQGDPEKWRQFWQDPKCKSYYFIGKDNIIFHTLIWPAQLMAYSDATGEPYNLPYDVPANQYQTVRGAKASTSRNLAVWVLDFLSRYDPDPLRYYLAVTMPETSDSDFTWADFVRRNNDELVATWGNLVNRVLAFAYRHFDRTIPTPAQLLERDRMLLHQVEQALKRTGENIAACRFRAGIEAAMAAAREANRYLEDSAPWRLVGQDRPRCATVIYTSIAAINGLKVAFYPYLPFTSQRLHQMLGYKGTLEAQGWRFDLPRPGQHLLEPEPLFKKLDPSIVEEEEARLGA; this is encoded by the coding sequence ATGGCCGAGCGAATCTTCATCGGCGTGGCCTGGCCCTACGCCAACGGCCCCTTGCACACCGGACAGATAGTGGGGGCTTATCTGCCTGCCGATATCTTCGCCCGTTACCACCGCACCGTCGGCAACCAGGTGCTGATGGTCTCGGGCAGCGACCAGCACGGCACGCCCATCACCGTGCGGGCGGAGCAGGAAGGGAAGACGCCGGCCGAGATCGCCGCCCACTACCACCAGGAGTTCCTCGAAACGTGGCGGCGGCTGGGCATCAGCTTCGACCTTTACACCTCTACGGGGACCGAGAACCATGCTCGCACCGTGCACGACATCTTCCTGAAGCTCTACGAGCGAGGCGACATCTACAAGGGCACCATGCGCCTTCCCTTCTGCACCGTGGAGGAGCGCTTCCTGCTGGACCGCTACGTGGAGGGCACCTGCCCCATCTGTGGCTACACGGCGGCCCGGGGCGACCAGTGCGACAACTGCGGCAACGTGCTGGACCCCGTGGACCTCCTGGACCCTCGTTGCCGCTTCGACGGCTCCCGCCCGGAGATACGGGAGTCGGAGCACTTCTTCCTGCGTCTCAGCGCTTACAACGACCGCCTGCGCAAGTGGCTCTCCAGCGACAAGGCCCACTGGCGCAAGAACGTCCTCAACTTCTCCCTGTCGTTGCTGGAGCAGGGGCTGCGCGACCGGGCCATCACCCGCGACATCACGTGGGGGGTGCCCATTCCCCTGGAGGGGTACCAGGACAAGCGCATCTATGTCTGGTTCGAGGCCGTCATCGGCTACCTTTCGGCCTCCAAGGAGTGGGCGCAGCGCCAGGGCGACCCCGAAAAGTGGCGCCAGTTCTGGCAGGACCCCAAGTGCAAGAGCTATTACTTCATCGGCAAGGACAACATCATCTTCCACACCCTCATCTGGCCGGCCCAGCTGATGGCCTATTCCGACGCCACCGGCGAGCCGTACAACCTGCCATACGATGTCCCCGCCAATCAGTACCAGACGGTGCGGGGGGCCAAGGCCTCCACCAGCCGCAACCTCGCGGTGTGGGTGCTTGACTTCCTCTCACGCTACGATCCAGACCCCCTGCGTTACTACCTGGCGGTGACCATGCCCGAGACCTCCGACTCGGACTTCACCTGGGCCGACTTCGTGCGTCGCAACAACGACGAGCTGGTGGCCACGTGGGGCAACCTGGTGAACCGGGTGCTGGCCTTTGCCTACCGCCACTTCGACCGCACCATCCCCACGCCGGCCCAGCTGCTGGAGCGAGACCGGATGTTGCTACATCAGGTGGAGCAGGCCCTGAAGCGGACGGGGGAGAACATCGCTGCCTGTCGCTTCCGGGCGGGGATCGAGGCGGCCATGGCGGCGGCGCGGGAGGCCAATCGTTACCTGGAGGACAGCGCGCCCTGGCGGCTGGTGGGGCAGGACCGGCCCCGTTGCGCCACCGTCATCTACACCAGCATCGCTGCCATCAATGGACTCAAGGTAGCCTTTTACCCCTATCTGCCCTTCACCAGCCAGCGGCTGCATCAGATGCTGGGCTACAAGGGCACGCTGGAGGCCCAGGGCTGGCGCTTCGATCTGCCTCGACCGGGGCAGCACCTGCTGGAGCCCGAGCCCCTTTTCAAGAAGCTGGACCCGAGCATCGTCGAGGAGGAGGAGGCCCGCCTGGGCGCCTGA
- the rsmI gene encoding 16S rRNA (cytidine(1402)-2'-O)-methyltransferase, with translation MPVLYLVATPIGNLEDVTLRALRVLREVSSIAAEDTRTARKLLSHYGIRARLVSYNEHNKAARIPYILSLLREGDVALVSEAGMPGISDPGTDLVAAAAAAGFRVVPVPGPSAVVTALAVSGMPANRFLFLGFLPRRQGERRRLLAEVRGLGCTLVALEAPHRLRASLADVLDVLGDRRIAVCRELTKAFEEVFRGTVSAALAHFQEPRGEFTLVIQGARTDRAGEQGGGEARLSGEGHGTTSPLTESQKEALREELASLREQGLRAREAVAQVSARHGLPRRLVYRLWLESASRPGQGGLC, from the coding sequence ATGCCGGTGCTCTATCTGGTGGCCACGCCCATCGGCAACCTGGAGGACGTGACCCTGCGCGCCCTGCGCGTCCTCCGGGAGGTGTCCTCCATAGCGGCCGAGGACACCCGCACCGCTCGCAAGCTGCTTTCCCACTACGGGATCCGCGCCCGACTGGTGAGCTACAACGAGCATAACAAGGCGGCCCGAATCCCCTACATCCTGTCCCTCCTGCGGGAGGGAGACGTGGCCCTGGTGTCGGAGGCGGGGATGCCGGGCATCAGCGACCCGGGCACCGACCTGGTAGCGGCAGCGGCGGCGGCCGGCTTTCGAGTAGTGCCGGTGCCGGGTCCCTCTGCGGTGGTGACGGCCCTGGCCGTCTCAGGGATGCCTGCGAACCGCTTTCTCTTTCTGGGCTTTCTGCCCCGCCGCCAGGGCGAGCGCAGGCGCCTGCTGGCGGAGGTAAGGGGGCTTGGCTGCACACTGGTGGCTCTGGAAGCCCCCCACCGCCTGCGGGCGTCCCTGGCGGACGTGCTGGATGTGCTGGGCGACCGTCGTATCGCTGTCTGTCGGGAGCTGACCAAGGCCTTCGAGGAGGTGTTCCGGGGCACGGTGTCAGCGGCCCTGGCCCACTTCCAGGAGCCGCGAGGGGAGTTCACACTGGTCATACAGGGCGCCAGGACGGATCGGGCCGGCGAGCAAGGAGGAGGGGAAGCGCGCCTGTCGGGCGAGGGGCACGGGACGACTTCGCCGCTGACCGAGTCCCAGAAAGAGGCGTTGAGAGAAGAGCTGGCGTCCCTGAGGGAGCAGGGGCTGAGGGCGCGAGAGGCAGTGGCCCAGGTGTCAGCCCGCCATGGCCTGCCCAGGCGCCTGGTCTATCGCCTCTGGCTGGAGTCGGCATCCCGCCCTGGCCAGGGGGGCCTGTGTTAA
- a CDS encoding GuaB3 family IMP dehydrogenase-related protein has protein sequence MSIVPMKELRPAYGFDDVAIVPGSVTVNPELTDVRFSLGGFTFELPILAAALDAIVDPQFAIAFARLGGLAVLNLEGLYTRYEDPYAAIAEIVSASQEESAAVIQRLYSAPIREELVGERVRQIKAGGAVCAVAATPANTKRLAPIAVEAGADIFVVQSTVTTARHISRSLRGLIFEELVEMLRVPVVVGNTVTYAATKELMETGIAAVLVGVGPGASCTSREVLGIGVPQVTATIECAAARDQYYRETGRYVPIITDGGMRNGGDICKALAAGADAVMLGSIFARTQEAPARGYSWGMSTGHAQLPRGTRIHTGVDTTLERLLFGPTSRTDGAENLVGAIRTAMGMCGARTISEFHQAEMIVAPAIKTEGKAFQMAQAARR, from the coding sequence ATGAGTATCGTTCCCATGAAGGAGTTGAGGCCCGCCTACGGCTTCGACGACGTGGCTATCGTGCCCGGGTCCGTCACCGTCAACCCGGAGCTGACGGATGTGCGCTTCAGCCTGGGCGGCTTCACCTTCGAGCTGCCCATCTTGGCTGCCGCCCTGGACGCCATCGTCGATCCCCAGTTCGCCATCGCCTTCGCCAGGCTGGGCGGGCTGGCCGTCCTGAACCTGGAGGGCCTCTACACGCGCTACGAGGACCCCTACGCTGCCATCGCTGAGATCGTGTCGGCTTCCCAGGAGGAGTCGGCCGCAGTCATCCAGCGCCTCTACTCGGCCCCTATCCGCGAGGAGCTGGTGGGGGAGCGCGTGCGTCAGATCAAGGCCGGGGGCGCCGTGTGCGCTGTGGCAGCCACGCCGGCCAACACCAAGCGCCTGGCACCCATCGCTGTGGAGGCGGGGGCCGATATCTTCGTCGTGCAGTCCACGGTAACCACTGCCCGCCACATCTCCCGCTCCCTGCGGGGCCTCATCTTCGAAGAGCTAGTGGAGATGCTGCGGGTGCCGGTGGTGGTGGGGAATACCGTCACCTACGCCGCCACCAAGGAGCTGATGGAGACGGGCATCGCTGCCGTGCTGGTGGGCGTGGGGCCCGGCGCCAGCTGCACCTCCCGCGAGGTGCTGGGCATCGGCGTGCCCCAGGTTACGGCCACCATCGAGTGCGCCGCCGCCCGCGACCAGTATTACCGGGAGACGGGGCGCTACGTGCCTATCATCACCGACGGCGGGATGCGCAACGGGGGCGACATCTGCAAGGCGCTGGCTGCCGGGGCCGACGCGGTGATGCTGGGCAGCATCTTCGCCCGCACTCAGGAGGCGCCCGCTCGCGGCTACTCCTGGGGCATGTCCACAGGCCATGCCCAGCTGCCGCGGGGCACCCGCATCCACACCGGGGTGGACACCACCCTGGAACGGCTGCTGTTCGGCCCCACCTCTCGCACCGACGGGGCCGAGAACCTGGTGGGGGCCATCCGCACCGCTATGGGGATGTGCGGTGCTCGCACCATATCCGAGTTCCACCAGGCGGAGATGATCGTGGCGCCGGCCATCAAGACGGAAGGCAAGGCCTTCCAGATGGCCCAGGCGGCCCGCCGCTAG
- a CDS encoding D-alanyl-D-alanine carboxypeptidase codes for MSRRAPRYRYGYLPSRRQAGRRRWLLPLLLACVLGALGLLLLRGDGSTRPATVPDGAAAEAGEREAAHSTRSGQGGAVPPTPVQRPLPTPLAAPPSVSGRAVAVVEEPCGALLYALNEHERLPPASLTKIVTALVAEERAPLSAMVTVNVDGGELNFTTGSTVMGLKPGMTLSLRDLLYGLLLPSGNDAALAIAAYVGGSVPAFVQMMNREVQRLGLRDSQFRNPHGLDEPGHYSSAYDMAMLGRALLLRPELARIVASRTYQPAWPGPLLWNSNVFIYNYEGAIGVKIGYTDQARQTIVAAAERDGRRLIVSVLASEDVVNDAQRLLDWAFASIAPQCGPGEER; via the coding sequence GTGAGCAGACGGGCGCCCCGTTACCGGTACGGCTATCTGCCCTCGCGCCGACAGGCGGGGCGCAGGCGCTGGCTTCTGCCCTTGCTGCTGGCCTGCGTCCTGGGCGCACTGGGCCTCCTGCTGCTCCGCGGGGACGGCAGCACCCGTCCCGCTACGGTCCCGGACGGCGCCGCAGCCGAGGCAGGGGAGAGGGAGGCCGCTCACAGCACCCGCTCGGGTCAGGGGGGAGCTGTCCCCCCAACGCCGGTGCAGCGTCCCCTGCCCACCCCTCTCGCGGCGCCGCCCAGCGTGTCGGGCCGCGCGGTGGCGGTGGTGGAGGAGCCTTGCGGCGCCCTGCTCTACGCCCTCAACGAGCACGAGCGCCTGCCGCCGGCCAGTCTCACCAAGATCGTCACCGCCCTGGTGGCCGAGGAGCGAGCGCCCCTTTCGGCGATGGTGACGGTGAACGTGGACGGGGGCGAGCTGAACTTCACCACCGGCTCCACCGTCATGGGGCTGAAGCCGGGGATGACCCTCTCCCTGCGCGACCTCCTCTACGGGCTGTTGCTCCCCTCGGGGAACGATGCTGCCCTGGCCATCGCCGCCTACGTAGGGGGCAGCGTCCCGGCCTTCGTCCAGATGATGAACCGCGAGGTGCAGAGGCTCGGCCTGCGGGACAGCCAGTTCCGCAACCCGCACGGGCTGGACGAGCCGGGCCATTACAGCTCGGCCTACGACATGGCCATGCTGGGGCGAGCGCTACTGCTGCGGCCCGAACTGGCGCGTATAGTCGCCAGTCGTACCTATCAGCCCGCCTGGCCCGGGCCGCTACTCTGGAACAGCAACGTGTTCATCTACAACTACGAGGGGGCCATCGGGGTCAAGATCGGCTACACCGACCAGGCACGGCAGACCATCGTGGCGGCAGCGGAGCGGGACGGTCGACGCCTCATTGTCAGCGTGCTGGCTAGCGAGGACGTGGTGAACGACGCCCAGAGGCTGCTGGACTGGGCCTTTGCCAGTATCGCGCCCCAGTGCGGGCCGGGCGAGGAGCGCTAG
- the ruvB gene encoding Holliday junction branch migration DNA helicase RuvB, translated as MEERAVSPSAQADDTALDATLRPRRLADFVGQDHIRETLAIAIAAARSRGEPLDHVLLFGPPGLGKTTLAHIIAHEMGVSIRVTSGPAIERPGDLAAILTGLQPGDVLFIDEVHRLPRAAEELLYPALEDFQLDIVLGKRPAARSIRLRLPPFTLVGATTRYALLGAPLRDRFGAVYRLDFYSEEELAAIVRRNAGVLGVEIDEEGTLEIARRARGTPRIANRLLRRARDYAQVRAAGVVTGEVARQALEQLRVDPLGLDEVDHKLLRTIVEKFAGGPVGIETIAAAISEDPDTIMEVYEPYLMQAGLLKRTPRGRVATPLAYRHLGLSPPQPLQRPLFEGEGMG; from the coding sequence GTGGAAGAGCGCGCCGTCTCCCCCAGCGCCCAGGCCGATGATACGGCCCTGGATGCCACCCTGCGTCCGAGGCGTCTGGCCGACTTCGTAGGGCAGGACCACATACGTGAGACGTTGGCCATCGCCATCGCTGCCGCCCGCAGCAGGGGCGAGCCTCTGGACCACGTCCTGCTTTTCGGGCCGCCGGGGCTCGGCAAGACCACCCTGGCCCACATCATCGCCCATGAGATGGGCGTCTCCATCCGCGTCACCTCCGGCCCCGCCATAGAGCGCCCGGGGGACCTGGCGGCCATTCTCACCGGGCTGCAGCCCGGCGATGTGCTGTTCATCGACGAGGTGCACCGGCTGCCTCGTGCCGCCGAGGAGCTGCTCTATCCCGCCCTGGAGGACTTCCAGCTGGACATCGTGCTGGGGAAGAGGCCGGCCGCCCGCTCCATCCGCCTCCGCCTTCCCCCCTTCACCCTGGTGGGGGCCACCACCAGGTACGCCCTGCTGGGCGCCCCCCTGCGCGACCGCTTCGGGGCCGTCTACCGCCTGGACTTCTACTCGGAGGAGGAGCTGGCAGCCATCGTGCGCCGCAATGCAGGCGTCCTGGGTGTGGAGATCGACGAGGAGGGGACGCTGGAGATAGCTCGCCGCGCCCGCGGCACTCCACGCATCGCGAACCGTCTGCTGCGGCGTGCCCGCGACTATGCACAGGTGAGGGCGGCGGGGGTCGTGACTGGTGAGGTGGCGCGGCAGGCCCTGGAGCAGTTGCGGGTCGACCCCCTGGGCCTGGACGAAGTGGACCACAAGCTGCTCAGGACCATCGTCGAAAAGTTCGCGGGGGGCCCCGTGGGCATCGAGACCATCGCCGCCGCCATCTCCGAGGACCCCGACACCATCATGGAGGTCTACGAGCCCTATCTGATGCAGGCGGGGCTGCTCAAGCGGACCCCGCGGGGCCGGGTCGCTACCCCCCTCGCCTACCGTCACCTGGGGCTGTCGCCTCCCCAGCCTCTGCAGAGGCCCCTGTTCGAGGGCGAAGGGATGGGCTAA
- a CDS encoding peroxiredoxin — MPLQVGDPAPEFVLTDPQRQQVRLSDFQGKKHVVLAFYLLAFTPGUTRELCCFRDLAREFAEADAQVLGVSVDPFPSQGAFARELGLPYPLLSDWPRYQTCRDYGVWRDDRPVPSRVTYVIDKQGIIRGVIESETDMEVHAREALRIVQELAARERGQG; from the coding sequence ATGCCCCTTCAGGTGGGAGACCCGGCGCCGGAGTTCGTCCTCACCGACCCCCAGCGCCAGCAGGTGCGCCTGTCCGACTTCCAGGGCAAGAAGCATGTGGTGCTGGCCTTCTACCTGCTGGCCTTCACCCCCGGCTGAACGCGGGAGCTGTGCTGCTTCCGCGACCTCGCCCGAGAGTTCGCGGAGGCCGACGCCCAGGTCCTGGGCGTGAGTGTAGACCCCTTCCCGAGCCAGGGCGCCTTCGCCCGCGAGCTGGGCCTGCCCTACCCCCTCCTGAGCGACTGGCCCCGTTACCAGACCTGCCGTGACTACGGTGTCTGGCGCGATGACCGTCCGGTGCCCTCCCGCGTCACCTATGTCATCGACAAGCAGGGCATCATCCGCGGCGTCATCGAGAGCGAGACGGACATGGAGGTGCACGCCCGCGAGGCGCTGCGCATCGTGCAGGAGCTGGCTGCCCGGGAGCGGGGACAGGGCTGA
- a CDS encoding copper resistance protein CopC, with protein sequence MIRPARLISLLVAAVALSLATAVPAFAQPRLTESTPKQNARLGRPPQTVRLCFNEPIARSGGGDYTLSLARAGGGTVPLSASPSEDGTCLDVRPSWPQEATGSYTLFWMVRQEQGGQSLSGSLTFTVAPPSPPDVLRLALLTTASVAGAAAVALVLTLIRRSIGYEPHRPRAEAESESLVGHH encoded by the coding sequence ATGATTCGGCCCGCTAGGCTGATCTCCCTTCTGGTGGCTGCTGTGGCCCTCTCGCTGGCCACCGCCGTTCCAGCCTTCGCCCAGCCCCGGCTGACGGAGAGCACCCCCAAGCAGAACGCCCGTCTGGGCCGACCGCCCCAGACGGTGCGCCTGTGCTTCAACGAGCCCATCGCCCGCTCGGGGGGCGGCGACTATACCTTGAGCCTGGCCCGAGCGGGGGGAGGCACCGTGCCCCTTTCGGCCTCGCCCAGCGAGGACGGCACCTGCCTGGACGTCCGTCCCTCCTGGCCCCAGGAAGCCACCGGCTCCTACACCCTCTTCTGGATGGTGAGGCAGGAGCAGGGCGGCCAGTCCCTGAGCGGTTCCCTCACCTTCACCGTGGCCCCGCCGTCGCCCCCTGACGTGCTGCGCCTGGCCCTCCTGACCACGGCCTCGGTGGCGGGGGCGGCGGCCGTCGCGCTGGTGCTGACCCTGATACGACGCAGCATTGGCTACGAGCCCCATCGGCCTCGGGCTGAAGCGGAATCGGAGTCGCTGGTGGGCCACCACTAG
- the proB gene encoding glutamate 5-kinase: MKPRVSSLTEGHIGGPPPLRYRRLVAKLGTNVLTAGGDRLDLEVMAALVGQVARLQRMGARVIIVSSGAIAAGRHRLGLGRERRDIPQRQVLAAVGQTDLMNAYQQLFAWHDITVAQTLLTRRDLADRQGYLNARNTLLALLELGVVPIVNENDVVAVEEIEGATIGDNDNLSALVANLVEADLLVLLTDTDGLYTADPYLYPDARPLRRVERIDEQVERLAQDSHGQGRGGMITKLQAARLATASGTDVVIAHGRERDVLVRLATGEELGTLFPASVDRLEGRKRWLLAGLSLRGSIVVDEGAARALRSGRASLLPAGVKAVQGQFQRGDVVAVLDERGRRIACGIANYGAREVEAIRGIRSDHIEEVLGYAYGQEIVHRDNLVLLKEE, encoded by the coding sequence GTGAAGCCCAGGGTGTCTTCCCTCACGGAAGGGCACATCGGTGGCCCTCCCCCCCTGCGTTACCGACGGCTGGTAGCGAAGCTGGGCACCAACGTCCTCACCGCCGGCGGCGACCGCCTCGACCTGGAGGTGATGGCGGCCCTGGTGGGCCAGGTGGCCCGGCTGCAGCGCATGGGCGCCCGGGTCATCATCGTCAGCTCGGGGGCCATCGCCGCTGGCCGCCACCGCCTGGGATTGGGAAGGGAGCGGCGTGACATCCCCCAACGCCAGGTGCTGGCAGCCGTGGGCCAGACGGACCTGATGAACGCCTACCAGCAGCTCTTCGCCTGGCACGACATCACCGTGGCCCAGACCCTCCTGACCCGCCGTGACCTGGCCGACCGCCAGGGATATCTGAACGCCCGCAACACCCTCCTGGCGTTGCTGGAGTTGGGGGTGGTGCCCATAGTCAACGAGAACGATGTGGTGGCGGTGGAGGAGATCGAAGGGGCCACCATCGGCGACAACGACAACCTGTCAGCCCTGGTGGCCAACCTGGTGGAGGCCGACCTGCTGGTGCTGCTGACCGATACCGATGGCCTTTACACCGCTGACCCCTATCTGTACCCCGACGCCCGCCCTTTGCGGCGGGTGGAGCGCATCGACGAGCAGGTCGAGAGGCTCGCGCAGGACTCCCATGGCCAGGGTCGCGGCGGCATGATAACCAAGCTCCAGGCGGCCCGATTGGCCACCGCCTCCGGCACCGACGTGGTCATAGCCCACGGTCGGGAGCGAGACGTGCTGGTGCGACTGGCCACGGGAGAGGAGCTGGGCACCCTCTTCCCGGCCTCGGTCGACCGCCTGGAGGGGCGCAAGCGCTGGCTGTTGGCCGGCCTCTCGCTCCGTGGTAGCATCGTGGTGGACGAGGGGGCGGCCCGGGCCCTGCGCAGCGGCCGCGCCAGCCTCCTGCCCGCCGGCGTGAAAGCTGTCCAGGGCCAGTTCCAGCGCGGTGACGTGGTGGCTGTCCTGGACGAGAGGGGACGACGTATAGCCTGCGGCATCGCCAACTACGGTGCCCGCGAAGTGGAGGCCATCCGCGGCATACGCTCGGACCACATCGAGGAGGTGCTGGGCTACGCCTACGGGCAGGAGATCGTGCACCGCGACAACCTCGTCCTGCTGAAAGAGGAGTGA
- a CDS encoding aurora kinase A-interacting protein: MGSVLKWRRRKIRRHKYKKLRKKTRWQRRHK, encoded by the coding sequence ATGGGCTCGGTGCTCAAGTGGCGTCGCCGCAAGATCCGACGCCACAAGTACAAGAAGCTGAGAAAGAAGACCCGCTGGCAGCGCCGACACAAGTAG